One Heptranchias perlo isolate sHepPer1 chromosome 5, sHepPer1.hap1, whole genome shotgun sequence DNA window includes the following coding sequences:
- the myb gene encoding transcriptional activator Myb isoform X7, with amino-acid sequence MHVDLTSGQRHSLYSSDEEEEEIEMFDHDYDGPQPKSCKRQLSKTRWTREEDEKLKKLVEQHGTEDWKVIANFLPNRTDVQCQHRWQKVLNPELIKGPWTKEEDQRVIELVQKYGPKRWSVIAKHLKGRIGKQCRERWHNHLNPEVKKTSWTEEEDRIIYQAHKKLGNRWAEIAKLLPGRTDNAIKNHWNSTMRRKVEQEGYLQESPKTSQPTVTTNFQKNNHIMGFAHTPPSAQLPTTQPQVNGDYAYFHIPDPQEISNQMPYPVALHVNMANIPQPGTAAIQTQAADYSGWNGTVVIDNAGAHNSSVAITCLGEHRQPAHPPHMDHGCLPEESASPARCMIHPNGILSPLRNVPNSEYTETLQLIDSDPSTWGDLSSFDFLEGEDSTPSKNVTAKITQLQHKESSVCQCEGHTNTSLSKSMVCQGSPASLSSPSPSKFSTPPTILRRKKRGHPNHSTSGDSNCSTLADFSCSTPKRAHVKGLPFSPSQFLNTSANDHLEMESPALTSTPVCNQKVIVTTPLHRDQTPKLQKENDAFRTPNIRRSILEGSPRTPTPFKNALAAQEIKYGPLKMLTPSHLAEDIQDVIKQEADETAILNCLHENGQPLLKKIKQEVESPDKKMRKFFTLAPWEREHLNTQLFSQGPLEEVPMQNLLTSSVLMMPVSEKTDDILNKAFTVQMSRQMGSPLQFANTWEAVACGKTEDQLIVTEQARKYMNTFSTRTLVM; translated from the exons ATGCACGTGGATCTGACAAGCGGCCAGCGCCACAG TTTATACAGTAGtgatgaggaggaagaagagattgAAATGTTTGATCATGATTATGATGGTCCACAACCAAAGTCTTGTAAACGCCAGTTAAGTAAAACCCGATGGACACGTGAAGAG gatgaAAAGCTGAAGAAATTAGTTGAACAACATGGAACAGAAGACTGGAAAGTGATTGCTAATTTCCTTCCT AACCGGACCGATGTGCAGTGCCAACACCGATGGCAAAAAGTTCTAAACCCTGAACTTATTAAAGGCCCTTGGACAAAAGAAGAGGATCAAAGG GTAATAGAACTTGTTCAGAAATATGGCCCAAAGCGCTGGTCTGTTATTGCAAAGCACTTAAAAGGCAGAATAGGAAAACAGTGCCGGGAACGGTGGCATAATCACCTGAATCCTGAAGTGAAAAAAACTTCCTGGACTGAGGAAGAAGACCGAATTATATATCAAGCACATAAAAAACTTGGAAATAGATGGGCAGAAATAGCAAAGCTACTTCCTGGAAG GACTGATAACGCTATCAAGAACCATTGGAATTCCACAATGCGTCGTAAAGTAGAGCAAGAGGGCTATCTGCAGGAGTCTCCTAAAACTAGCCAGCCAACGGTGACCacaaactttcaaaaaaataaccATATTATGGGTTTTGCCCATACTCCTCCATCCGCCCAGTTGCCAACTACCCAACCCCAAGTAAATGGTGACTATGCATACTTTCACATTCCTGACCCACAAGAG ATTTCCAATCAGATGCCCTATCCAGTAGCTCTACATGTGAACATGGCCAACATTCCCCAACCAGGCACTGCAGCTATTCAA ACTCAAGCAGCAGACTACTCTGGTTGGAACGGTACTGTAGTCATTGATAATGCAGGAGCTCACAACAGCAGTGTGGCCATTACTTGCCTGGGAGAACATCGACAGCCCGCACATCCACCTCACATGGATCACGGTTGCTTGCCAGAAGAAAGTGCATCACCAGCAAGATGCATGATTCATCCTAATGGAATACTCTCACCCTTGAGAAATGTTCCAAATTCTGAATACACAGAAACACTTCAACtcatagattca GATCCATCTACATGGGGTGATCTCAGCAGTTTCGACTTCCTCGAAGGGGAAGACAGCACACCTAGCAAAAATGTTACAGCCAAAATCACGCAGCTTCAGCACAAAGAGAGCAGCGTTTGCCAGTGTGAAGGACATACTAACACAAGCCTAAGCAAAAGTATGGTGTGTCAGGGCTCCCCTGCTTCGCTCAGCTCACCCTCTCCTTCAAAGTTCAGCACTCCACCAACTATCCTTCGCCGCAAAAAGAGAGGGCATCCCAACCACTCAACCAGTGGTGATAGTAATTGCTCCACACTAGCTGACTTCAGCTGCTCTACTCCCAAGCGTGCCCATGTCAAAGGTCTGCCCTTCTCTCCCTCGCAG TTTTTAAATACATCTGCAAATGACCATCTAGAAATGGAATCTCCTGCATTAACTTCTACTCCAGTGTGCAATCAAAAGGTCATTGTAACAACTCCACTACATCGTGACCAAACACCTAAGCTTCAAAAAGAAAATGATGC TTTCAGAACTCCAAACATCAGACGATCAATATTGGAAGGCTCACCTAGAACACCTACACCCTTTAAAAATGCACTTGCTGCCCAAGAAATCAAATATGGACCTTTGAAGATGCTG ACACCATCTCATCTTGCAGAAGATATTCAAGATGTAATTAAACAAGAAGCTGATGAAACTGCAATTCTAAATTGTCTTCATGAAAATGGGCAACCACTTTTAAAGAAAATTAAACAGGAA GTGGAATCTCCCGATAAGAAAATGAGAAAATTCTTTACATTGGCACCATGGGAAAGGGAACACTTGAATACTCAGCTTTTCTCACAGGGTCCTTTGGAAGAAGTACCT ATGCAAAATCTCCTGACTAGTTCTGTACTAATGATGCCTGTATCAGAGAAGACAGATGATATTCTTAACAAAGCATTTACGGTACAAATGAGCAGGCAAATGGGCAGTCCTTTGCAG TTTGCTAATACCTGGGAGGCTGTGGCTTGTGGGAAAACTGAAGATCAACTTATTGTAACTGAACAAGCACGCAAATACATGAACACCTTTTCTACCAGAACATTAGTCATGTAA
- the myb gene encoding transcriptional activator Myb isoform X10, with protein sequence MARRLRNSLYSSDEEEEEIEMFDHDYDGPQPKSCKRQLSKTRWTREEDEKLKKLVEQHGTEDWKVIANFLPNRTDVQCQHRWQKVLNPELIKGPWTKEEDQRVIELVQKYGPKRWSVIAKHLKGRIGKQCRERWHNHLNPEVKKTSWTEEEDRIIYQAHKKLGNRWAEIAKLLPGRTDNAIKNHWNSTMRRKVEQEGYLQESPKTSQPTVTTNFQKNNHIMGFAHTPPSAQLPTTQPQVNGDYAYFHIPDPQEISNQMPYPVALHVNMANIPQPGTAAIQTQAADYSGWNGTVVIDNAGAHNSSVAITCLGEHRQPAHPPHMDHGCLPEESASPARCMIHPNGILSPLRNVPNSEYTETLQLIDSFLNTSANDHLEMESPALTSTPVCNQKVIVTTPLHRDQTPKLQKENDAFRTPNIRRSILEGSPRTPTPFKNALAAQEIKYGPLKMLTPSHLAEDIQDVIKQEADETAILNCLHENGQPLLKKIKQEVESPDKKMRKFFTLAPWEREHLNTQLFSQGPLEEVPMQNLLTSSVLMMPVSEKTDDILNKAFTVQMSRQMGSPLQFANTWEAVACGKTEDQLIVTEQARKYMNTFSTRTLVM encoded by the exons ATGGCTCGGCGGCTACGGAATAG TTTATACAGTAGtgatgaggaggaagaagagattgAAATGTTTGATCATGATTATGATGGTCCACAACCAAAGTCTTGTAAACGCCAGTTAAGTAAAACCCGATGGACACGTGAAGAG gatgaAAAGCTGAAGAAATTAGTTGAACAACATGGAACAGAAGACTGGAAAGTGATTGCTAATTTCCTTCCT AACCGGACCGATGTGCAGTGCCAACACCGATGGCAAAAAGTTCTAAACCCTGAACTTATTAAAGGCCCTTGGACAAAAGAAGAGGATCAAAGG GTAATAGAACTTGTTCAGAAATATGGCCCAAAGCGCTGGTCTGTTATTGCAAAGCACTTAAAAGGCAGAATAGGAAAACAGTGCCGGGAACGGTGGCATAATCACCTGAATCCTGAAGTGAAAAAAACTTCCTGGACTGAGGAAGAAGACCGAATTATATATCAAGCACATAAAAAACTTGGAAATAGATGGGCAGAAATAGCAAAGCTACTTCCTGGAAG GACTGATAACGCTATCAAGAACCATTGGAATTCCACAATGCGTCGTAAAGTAGAGCAAGAGGGCTATCTGCAGGAGTCTCCTAAAACTAGCCAGCCAACGGTGACCacaaactttcaaaaaaataaccATATTATGGGTTTTGCCCATACTCCTCCATCCGCCCAGTTGCCAACTACCCAACCCCAAGTAAATGGTGACTATGCATACTTTCACATTCCTGACCCACAAGAG ATTTCCAATCAGATGCCCTATCCAGTAGCTCTACATGTGAACATGGCCAACATTCCCCAACCAGGCACTGCAGCTATTCAA ACTCAAGCAGCAGACTACTCTGGTTGGAACGGTACTGTAGTCATTGATAATGCAGGAGCTCACAACAGCAGTGTGGCCATTACTTGCCTGGGAGAACATCGACAGCCCGCACATCCACCTCACATGGATCACGGTTGCTTGCCAGAAGAAAGTGCATCACCAGCAAGATGCATGATTCATCCTAATGGAATACTCTCACCCTTGAGAAATGTTCCAAATTCTGAATACACAGAAACACTTCAACtcatagattca TTTTTAAATACATCTGCAAATGACCATCTAGAAATGGAATCTCCTGCATTAACTTCTACTCCAGTGTGCAATCAAAAGGTCATTGTAACAACTCCACTACATCGTGACCAAACACCTAAGCTTCAAAAAGAAAATGATGC TTTCAGAACTCCAAACATCAGACGATCAATATTGGAAGGCTCACCTAGAACACCTACACCCTTTAAAAATGCACTTGCTGCCCAAGAAATCAAATATGGACCTTTGAAGATGCTG ACACCATCTCATCTTGCAGAAGATATTCAAGATGTAATTAAACAAGAAGCTGATGAAACTGCAATTCTAAATTGTCTTCATGAAAATGGGCAACCACTTTTAAAGAAAATTAAACAGGAA GTGGAATCTCCCGATAAGAAAATGAGAAAATTCTTTACATTGGCACCATGGGAAAGGGAACACTTGAATACTCAGCTTTTCTCACAGGGTCCTTTGGAAGAAGTACCT ATGCAAAATCTCCTGACTAGTTCTGTACTAATGATGCCTGTATCAGAGAAGACAGATGATATTCTTAACAAAGCATTTACGGTACAAATGAGCAGGCAAATGGGCAGTCCTTTGCAG TTTGCTAATACCTGGGAGGCTGTGGCTTGTGGGAAAACTGAAGATCAACTTATTGTAACTGAACAAGCACGCAAATACATGAACACCTTTTCTACCAGAACATTAGTCATGTAA
- the myb gene encoding transcriptional activator Myb isoform X2 — MARRLRNSLYSSDEEEEEIEMFDHDYDGPQPKSCKRQLSKTRWTREEDEKLKKLVEQHGTEDWKVIANFLPNRTDVQCQHRWQKVLNPELIKGPWTKEEDQRVIELVQKYGPKRWSVIAKHLKGRIGKQCRERWHNHLNPEVKKTSWTEEEDRIIYQAHKKLGNRWAEIAKLLPGRTDNAIKNHWNSTMRRKVEQEGYLQESPKTSQPTVTTNFQKNNHIMGFAHTPPSAQLPTTQPQVNGDYAYFHIPDPQEISNQMPYPVALHVNMANIPQPGTAAIQRHYNDEDPEKEKRIKELELLLMSTENELRGQQALPTQAADYSGWNGTVVIDNAGAHNSSVAITCLGEHRQPAHPPHMDHGCLPEESASPARCMIHPNGILSPLRNVPNSEYTETLQLIDSDPSTWGDLSSFDFLEGEDSTPSKNVTAKITQLQHKESSVCQCEGHTNTSLSKSMVCQGSPASLSSPSPSKFSTPPTILRRKKRGHPNHSTSGDSNCSTLADFSCSTPKRAHVKGLPFSPSQFLNTSANDHLEMESPALTSTPVCNQKVIVTTPLHRDQTPKLQKENDAFRTPNIRRSILEGSPRTPTPFKNALAAQEIKYGPLKMLTPSHLAEDIQDVIKQEADETAILNCLHENGQPLLKKIKQEVESPDKKMRKFFTLAPWEREHLNTQLFSQGPLEEVPMQNLLTSSVLMMPVSEKTDDILNKAFTVQMSRQMGSPLQFANTWEAVACGKTEDQLIVTEQARKYMNTFSTRTLVM, encoded by the exons ATGGCTCGGCGGCTACGGAATAG TTTATACAGTAGtgatgaggaggaagaagagattgAAATGTTTGATCATGATTATGATGGTCCACAACCAAAGTCTTGTAAACGCCAGTTAAGTAAAACCCGATGGACACGTGAAGAG gatgaAAAGCTGAAGAAATTAGTTGAACAACATGGAACAGAAGACTGGAAAGTGATTGCTAATTTCCTTCCT AACCGGACCGATGTGCAGTGCCAACACCGATGGCAAAAAGTTCTAAACCCTGAACTTATTAAAGGCCCTTGGACAAAAGAAGAGGATCAAAGG GTAATAGAACTTGTTCAGAAATATGGCCCAAAGCGCTGGTCTGTTATTGCAAAGCACTTAAAAGGCAGAATAGGAAAACAGTGCCGGGAACGGTGGCATAATCACCTGAATCCTGAAGTGAAAAAAACTTCCTGGACTGAGGAAGAAGACCGAATTATATATCAAGCACATAAAAAACTTGGAAATAGATGGGCAGAAATAGCAAAGCTACTTCCTGGAAG GACTGATAACGCTATCAAGAACCATTGGAATTCCACAATGCGTCGTAAAGTAGAGCAAGAGGGCTATCTGCAGGAGTCTCCTAAAACTAGCCAGCCAACGGTGACCacaaactttcaaaaaaataaccATATTATGGGTTTTGCCCATACTCCTCCATCCGCCCAGTTGCCAACTACCCAACCCCAAGTAAATGGTGACTATGCATACTTTCACATTCCTGACCCACAAGAG ATTTCCAATCAGATGCCCTATCCAGTAGCTCTACATGTGAACATGGCCAACATTCCCCAACCAGGCACTGCAGCTATTCAA AGGCACTATAATGATGAAGATCCTGAAAAAGAGAAAAGAATAAAGGAATTAGAGTTGCTACTAATGTCGACTGAAAATGAACTGAGAGGGCAGCAGGCATTACCA ACTCAAGCAGCAGACTACTCTGGTTGGAACGGTACTGTAGTCATTGATAATGCAGGAGCTCACAACAGCAGTGTGGCCATTACTTGCCTGGGAGAACATCGACAGCCCGCACATCCACCTCACATGGATCACGGTTGCTTGCCAGAAGAAAGTGCATCACCAGCAAGATGCATGATTCATCCTAATGGAATACTCTCACCCTTGAGAAATGTTCCAAATTCTGAATACACAGAAACACTTCAACtcatagattca GATCCATCTACATGGGGTGATCTCAGCAGTTTCGACTTCCTCGAAGGGGAAGACAGCACACCTAGCAAAAATGTTACAGCCAAAATCACGCAGCTTCAGCACAAAGAGAGCAGCGTTTGCCAGTGTGAAGGACATACTAACACAAGCCTAAGCAAAAGTATGGTGTGTCAGGGCTCCCCTGCTTCGCTCAGCTCACCCTCTCCTTCAAAGTTCAGCACTCCACCAACTATCCTTCGCCGCAAAAAGAGAGGGCATCCCAACCACTCAACCAGTGGTGATAGTAATTGCTCCACACTAGCTGACTTCAGCTGCTCTACTCCCAAGCGTGCCCATGTCAAAGGTCTGCCCTTCTCTCCCTCGCAG TTTTTAAATACATCTGCAAATGACCATCTAGAAATGGAATCTCCTGCATTAACTTCTACTCCAGTGTGCAATCAAAAGGTCATTGTAACAACTCCACTACATCGTGACCAAACACCTAAGCTTCAAAAAGAAAATGATGC TTTCAGAACTCCAAACATCAGACGATCAATATTGGAAGGCTCACCTAGAACACCTACACCCTTTAAAAATGCACTTGCTGCCCAAGAAATCAAATATGGACCTTTGAAGATGCTG ACACCATCTCATCTTGCAGAAGATATTCAAGATGTAATTAAACAAGAAGCTGATGAAACTGCAATTCTAAATTGTCTTCATGAAAATGGGCAACCACTTTTAAAGAAAATTAAACAGGAA GTGGAATCTCCCGATAAGAAAATGAGAAAATTCTTTACATTGGCACCATGGGAAAGGGAACACTTGAATACTCAGCTTTTCTCACAGGGTCCTTTGGAAGAAGTACCT ATGCAAAATCTCCTGACTAGTTCTGTACTAATGATGCCTGTATCAGAGAAGACAGATGATATTCTTAACAAAGCATTTACGGTACAAATGAGCAGGCAAATGGGCAGTCCTTTGCAG TTTGCTAATACCTGGGAGGCTGTGGCTTGTGGGAAAACTGAAGATCAACTTATTGTAACTGAACAAGCACGCAAATACATGAACACCTTTTCTACCAGAACATTAGTCATGTAA
- the myb gene encoding transcriptional activator Myb isoform X8, with protein MHVDLTSGQRHSLYSSDEEEEEIEMFDHDYDGPQPKSCKRQLSKTRWTREEDEKLKKLVEQHGTEDWKVIANFLPNRTDVQCQHRWQKVLNPELIKGPWTKEEDQRVIELVQKYGPKRWSVIAKHLKGRIGKQCRERWHNHLNPEVKKTSWTEEEDRIIYQAHKKLGNRWAEIAKLLPGRTDNAIKNHWNSTMRRKVEQEGYLQESPKTSQPTVTTNFQKNNHIMGFAHTPPSAQLPTTQPQVNGDYAYFHIPDPQEISNQMPYPVALHVNMANIPQPGTAAIQRHYNDEDPEKEKRIKELELLLMSTENELRGQQALPTQAADYSGWNGTVVIDNAGAHNSSVAITCLGEHRQPAHPPHMDHGCLPEESASPARCMIHPNGILSPLRNVPNSEYTETLQLIDSFLNTSANDHLEMESPALTSTPVCNQKVIVTTPLHRDQTPKLQKENDAFRTPNIRRSILEGSPRTPTPFKNALAAQEIKYGPLKMLTPSHLAEDIQDVIKQEADETAILNCLHENGQPLLKKIKQEVESPDKKMRKFFTLAPWEREHLNTQLFSQGPLEEVPMQNLLTSSVLMMPVSEKTDDILNKAFTVQMSRQMGSPLQFANTWEAVACGKTEDQLIVTEQARKYMNTFSTRTLVM; from the exons ATGCACGTGGATCTGACAAGCGGCCAGCGCCACAG TTTATACAGTAGtgatgaggaggaagaagagattgAAATGTTTGATCATGATTATGATGGTCCACAACCAAAGTCTTGTAAACGCCAGTTAAGTAAAACCCGATGGACACGTGAAGAG gatgaAAAGCTGAAGAAATTAGTTGAACAACATGGAACAGAAGACTGGAAAGTGATTGCTAATTTCCTTCCT AACCGGACCGATGTGCAGTGCCAACACCGATGGCAAAAAGTTCTAAACCCTGAACTTATTAAAGGCCCTTGGACAAAAGAAGAGGATCAAAGG GTAATAGAACTTGTTCAGAAATATGGCCCAAAGCGCTGGTCTGTTATTGCAAAGCACTTAAAAGGCAGAATAGGAAAACAGTGCCGGGAACGGTGGCATAATCACCTGAATCCTGAAGTGAAAAAAACTTCCTGGACTGAGGAAGAAGACCGAATTATATATCAAGCACATAAAAAACTTGGAAATAGATGGGCAGAAATAGCAAAGCTACTTCCTGGAAG GACTGATAACGCTATCAAGAACCATTGGAATTCCACAATGCGTCGTAAAGTAGAGCAAGAGGGCTATCTGCAGGAGTCTCCTAAAACTAGCCAGCCAACGGTGACCacaaactttcaaaaaaataaccATATTATGGGTTTTGCCCATACTCCTCCATCCGCCCAGTTGCCAACTACCCAACCCCAAGTAAATGGTGACTATGCATACTTTCACATTCCTGACCCACAAGAG ATTTCCAATCAGATGCCCTATCCAGTAGCTCTACATGTGAACATGGCCAACATTCCCCAACCAGGCACTGCAGCTATTCAA AGGCACTATAATGATGAAGATCCTGAAAAAGAGAAAAGAATAAAGGAATTAGAGTTGCTACTAATGTCGACTGAAAATGAACTGAGAGGGCAGCAGGCATTACCA ACTCAAGCAGCAGACTACTCTGGTTGGAACGGTACTGTAGTCATTGATAATGCAGGAGCTCACAACAGCAGTGTGGCCATTACTTGCCTGGGAGAACATCGACAGCCCGCACATCCACCTCACATGGATCACGGTTGCTTGCCAGAAGAAAGTGCATCACCAGCAAGATGCATGATTCATCCTAATGGAATACTCTCACCCTTGAGAAATGTTCCAAATTCTGAATACACAGAAACACTTCAACtcatagattca TTTTTAAATACATCTGCAAATGACCATCTAGAAATGGAATCTCCTGCATTAACTTCTACTCCAGTGTGCAATCAAAAGGTCATTGTAACAACTCCACTACATCGTGACCAAACACCTAAGCTTCAAAAAGAAAATGATGC TTTCAGAACTCCAAACATCAGACGATCAATATTGGAAGGCTCACCTAGAACACCTACACCCTTTAAAAATGCACTTGCTGCCCAAGAAATCAAATATGGACCTTTGAAGATGCTG ACACCATCTCATCTTGCAGAAGATATTCAAGATGTAATTAAACAAGAAGCTGATGAAACTGCAATTCTAAATTGTCTTCATGAAAATGGGCAACCACTTTTAAAGAAAATTAAACAGGAA GTGGAATCTCCCGATAAGAAAATGAGAAAATTCTTTACATTGGCACCATGGGAAAGGGAACACTTGAATACTCAGCTTTTCTCACAGGGTCCTTTGGAAGAAGTACCT ATGCAAAATCTCCTGACTAGTTCTGTACTAATGATGCCTGTATCAGAGAAGACAGATGATATTCTTAACAAAGCATTTACGGTACAAATGAGCAGGCAAATGGGCAGTCCTTTGCAG TTTGCTAATACCTGGGAGGCTGTGGCTTGTGGGAAAACTGAAGATCAACTTATTGTAACTGAACAAGCACGCAAATACATGAACACCTTTTCTACCAGAACATTAGTCATGTAA
- the myb gene encoding transcriptional activator Myb isoform X5, translating to MFDHDYDGPQPKSCKRQLSKTRWTREEDEKLKKLVEQHGTEDWKVIANFLPNRTDVQCQHRWQKVLNPELIKGPWTKEEDQRVIELVQKYGPKRWSVIAKHLKGRIGKQCRERWHNHLNPEVKKTSWTEEEDRIIYQAHKKLGNRWAEIAKLLPGRTDNAIKNHWNSTMRRKVEQEGYLQESPKTSQPTVTTNFQKNNHIMGFAHTPPSAQLPTTQPQVNGDYAYFHIPDPQEISNQMPYPVALHVNMANIPQPGTAAIQRHYNDEDPEKEKRIKELELLLMSTENELRGQQALPTQAADYSGWNGTVVIDNAGAHNSSVAITCLGEHRQPAHPPHMDHGCLPEESASPARCMIHPNGILSPLRNVPNSEYTETLQLIDSDPSTWGDLSSFDFLEGEDSTPSKNVTAKITQLQHKESSVCQCEGHTNTSLSKSMVCQGSPASLSSPSPSKFSTPPTILRRKKRGHPNHSTSGDSNCSTLADFSCSTPKRAHVKGLPFSPSQFLNTSANDHLEMESPALTSTPVCNQKVIVTTPLHRDQTPKLQKENDAFRTPNIRRSILEGSPRTPTPFKNALAAQEIKYGPLKMLTPSHLAEDIQDVIKQEADETAILNCLHENGQPLLKKIKQEVESPDKKMRKFFTLAPWEREHLNTQLFSQGPLEEVPMQNLLTSSVLMMPVSEKTDDILNKAFTVQMSRQMGSPLQFANTWEAVACGKTEDQLIVTEQARKYMNTFSTRTLVM from the exons ATGTTTGATCATGATTATGATGGTCCACAACCAAAGTCTTGTAAACGCCAGTTAAGTAAAACCCGATGGACACGTGAAGAG gatgaAAAGCTGAAGAAATTAGTTGAACAACATGGAACAGAAGACTGGAAAGTGATTGCTAATTTCCTTCCT AACCGGACCGATGTGCAGTGCCAACACCGATGGCAAAAAGTTCTAAACCCTGAACTTATTAAAGGCCCTTGGACAAAAGAAGAGGATCAAAGG GTAATAGAACTTGTTCAGAAATATGGCCCAAAGCGCTGGTCTGTTATTGCAAAGCACTTAAAAGGCAGAATAGGAAAACAGTGCCGGGAACGGTGGCATAATCACCTGAATCCTGAAGTGAAAAAAACTTCCTGGACTGAGGAAGAAGACCGAATTATATATCAAGCACATAAAAAACTTGGAAATAGATGGGCAGAAATAGCAAAGCTACTTCCTGGAAG GACTGATAACGCTATCAAGAACCATTGGAATTCCACAATGCGTCGTAAAGTAGAGCAAGAGGGCTATCTGCAGGAGTCTCCTAAAACTAGCCAGCCAACGGTGACCacaaactttcaaaaaaataaccATATTATGGGTTTTGCCCATACTCCTCCATCCGCCCAGTTGCCAACTACCCAACCCCAAGTAAATGGTGACTATGCATACTTTCACATTCCTGACCCACAAGAG ATTTCCAATCAGATGCCCTATCCAGTAGCTCTACATGTGAACATGGCCAACATTCCCCAACCAGGCACTGCAGCTATTCAA AGGCACTATAATGATGAAGATCCTGAAAAAGAGAAAAGAATAAAGGAATTAGAGTTGCTACTAATGTCGACTGAAAATGAACTGAGAGGGCAGCAGGCATTACCA ACTCAAGCAGCAGACTACTCTGGTTGGAACGGTACTGTAGTCATTGATAATGCAGGAGCTCACAACAGCAGTGTGGCCATTACTTGCCTGGGAGAACATCGACAGCCCGCACATCCACCTCACATGGATCACGGTTGCTTGCCAGAAGAAAGTGCATCACCAGCAAGATGCATGATTCATCCTAATGGAATACTCTCACCCTTGAGAAATGTTCCAAATTCTGAATACACAGAAACACTTCAACtcatagattca GATCCATCTACATGGGGTGATCTCAGCAGTTTCGACTTCCTCGAAGGGGAAGACAGCACACCTAGCAAAAATGTTACAGCCAAAATCACGCAGCTTCAGCACAAAGAGAGCAGCGTTTGCCAGTGTGAAGGACATACTAACACAAGCCTAAGCAAAAGTATGGTGTGTCAGGGCTCCCCTGCTTCGCTCAGCTCACCCTCTCCTTCAAAGTTCAGCACTCCACCAACTATCCTTCGCCGCAAAAAGAGAGGGCATCCCAACCACTCAACCAGTGGTGATAGTAATTGCTCCACACTAGCTGACTTCAGCTGCTCTACTCCCAAGCGTGCCCATGTCAAAGGTCTGCCCTTCTCTCCCTCGCAG TTTTTAAATACATCTGCAAATGACCATCTAGAAATGGAATCTCCTGCATTAACTTCTACTCCAGTGTGCAATCAAAAGGTCATTGTAACAACTCCACTACATCGTGACCAAACACCTAAGCTTCAAAAAGAAAATGATGC TTTCAGAACTCCAAACATCAGACGATCAATATTGGAAGGCTCACCTAGAACACCTACACCCTTTAAAAATGCACTTGCTGCCCAAGAAATCAAATATGGACCTTTGAAGATGCTG ACACCATCTCATCTTGCAGAAGATATTCAAGATGTAATTAAACAAGAAGCTGATGAAACTGCAATTCTAAATTGTCTTCATGAAAATGGGCAACCACTTTTAAAGAAAATTAAACAGGAA GTGGAATCTCCCGATAAGAAAATGAGAAAATTCTTTACATTGGCACCATGGGAAAGGGAACACTTGAATACTCAGCTTTTCTCACAGGGTCCTTTGGAAGAAGTACCT ATGCAAAATCTCCTGACTAGTTCTGTACTAATGATGCCTGTATCAGAGAAGACAGATGATATTCTTAACAAAGCATTTACGGTACAAATGAGCAGGCAAATGGGCAGTCCTTTGCAG TTTGCTAATACCTGGGAGGCTGTGGCTTGTGGGAAAACTGAAGATCAACTTATTGTAACTGAACAAGCACGCAAATACATGAACACCTTTTCTACCAGAACATTAGTCATGTAA